The Sebastes umbrosus isolate fSebUmb1 chromosome 19, fSebUmb1.pri, whole genome shotgun sequence genome has a segment encoding these proteins:
- the rph3aa gene encoding rabphilin-3A, protein MNMSGGPPGEELTDEEKEIINGVLARAAMMEATEHKRIERLSSRLNNIKQTACGDGQSHCLLCGASFGPQGVTAVLCVQCNKHMCSKCGISSNSRTSPMWLCRICNEQQEVQKRSGAWFFKGRVHQGLPAPLPLSRSRQSSIENSSGPGDLDGPQEPTTHHRGYEPQQQQQQQQQQQQSSCGSEQWEQTARTTADSYNESPSCPAAVMKTERHVLASKPPRAVAQQVAPTSDVETPPAVEEKRQPVVSGSISSPVPAARMNAAVNNTAPPRPPPDRTEEEDDYDSDDATTLGSLEFSLLYEQENHALHCCIVKAKGLKPMDSNGLADPYVKLHLLPGASKSNKLRTKTLKTTLNPVWNETLVYHGITDDEMSRKTLRLSVSDEDKFGHNEFIGETRVALKKLKFNQKKSFSVCLERAIPVKKAVGGPARGMAVYEDDQNEGEDSEERGRILVSLTYNSQLGRLMVGVVRCAHLAAMDSNGYSDPFVKVCLKPDMGKKAKNKTQIKKKTLNPEFNEEFGYEIKHGELAKKTLDISVWDYDMGKSNDFIGGCQLGIQAKGECLKHWYECLKNKDKKIERWHVLLNDNTVQFED, encoded by the exons ATGAACATGTCAGGCGGCCCCCCAGGGGAGGAGCTCACGGATGAGGAGAAGGAGATCATCAACGGCGTACTGGCTCGTGCGGCCATGATGGAGGCCACGGAGCATAAGAGGATTGA GCGTCTCTCCAGCCGCCTGAATAACATCAAGCAGACGGCGTGCGGTGACGGGCAGTCGCACTGTCTGCTGTGTGGGGCGTCGTTCGGACCACAGGGGGTCACAGCTGTCCTCTGTGTGCAGTGCAATAAA CACATGTGCAGCAAATGTGGGATTTCGAGCAACAGCAGGACGAGTCCTATGTGGCTGTGCAGAATCTGCAATGAACAGCAAGAG GTCCAGAAGCGTTCAGGAGCCTGGTTCTTCAAGGGAAGAGTCCATCAGGGTCTGCCTGCCCCCCTCCCTCTGTCCAGATCTCGACAGTCCAGCATCGAGAACAGTTCTGGTCCAGGAGACCTCGACGGACCACAGGAACCTACAACACATCATCGGGGATATG agccacagcagcagcagcagcagcagcagcagcagcagcagtcgtcCTGTGGATCAGAACAATGGGAGCAGACAGCAAGAACAACAGCTGACAGCTATAATGAGAGTCCGTCCTGTCCAGCAGCTGTAATGAAGACTGAGAGACATGTGTTAGCCTCCAAACCACCTCGAGCCGTCGCGCAGCAGGTCGCCCCCACCTCAG ATGTGGAGACCCCTCCAGCTGTGGAGGAAAAAAGACAACCTGTTGTCTCCGGCTCCATTTCATCACCTGTTCCTGCAGCCAGAATGAATGCAGCGGTCAACAACACCGCCCCCCCACGACCCCCACCGGATCGAACAGAAGAAGAGGACGACTACGACTCAGACGACGCCA CCACTCTGGGATCTCTGGAGTTCAGCCTCCTCTACGAGCAGGAGAACCACGCCCTCCACTGCTGCATCGTTAAAGCCAAG GGTTTAAAGCCGATGGACTCAAACGGACTCGCTGACCCGTATGTGAAGCTGCACCTCCTACCCGGAGCCAGTAAG tCTAACAAGCTTCGCACCAAGACACTTAAAACCACTCTGAACCCGGTGTGGAACGAGACGCTGGTCTACCACGGCATCACCGACGACGAGATGTCTCGCAAAACTCTCCG GCTGTCGGTGAGTGACGAGGACAAGTTTGGACACAATGAATTCATCGGAGAGACGCGAGTCGCTCTGAAGAAACTCAAGTTTAACCAGAAGAAGAGCTTCAGTGTTTGTTTAGAGCGAGCCATCCCG GTGAAGAAGGCTGTGGGAGGACCGGCTCGTGGCATGGCTGTCTATGAGGATGAC cagaatGAAGGTGAGGACTCAGAGGAGAGGGGGCGTATCCTGGTGTCGCTGACGTACAACAGCCAGCTGGGTCGTCTGATGGTAGGCGTGGTCCGCTGTGCTCACCTGGCTGCCATGGACTCCAACGGATACTCCGACCCGTTTGTCAAAGT ATGTCTGAAACCAGATATGGGGAAGAAAGCTAAAAACAAGACACAGATCAAAAAGAAGACCCTGAATCCAGAGTTTAACGAG GAGTTCGGTTATGAAATAAAGCATGGCGAGCTAGCCAAGAAAACTCTTGACATCTCAGTCTGGGACTACGACATGGGAAAATCCAATGATTTCATTG GAGGATGTCAGTTGGGCATCCAGGCTAAAGGAGAGTGTTTGAAGCACTGGTACGAATGCCTCAAGAACAAAGACAAGAAGATCGAGCGCTGGCATGTTCTGCTAAATGACAACACCGTCCAGTTTGAGGATTAA